In Silene latifolia isolate original U9 population chromosome 3, ASM4854445v1, whole genome shotgun sequence, a single window of DNA contains:
- the LOC141646606 gene encoding glucan endo-1,3-beta-glucosidase-like: MVTGNSKVSKANGPLSLLLLLALLLFSLVPTEAQIGVTYGNSGNNLPSPQQVVNIYKSNGIRFMRIYYPDPAMLQAVHGSGIQLLLDVPNDQVQNFAQNPSLAGQWVQQNVAPYASSISYLAVGNELPQQLKQFVGPALSNALNALNSFGSLTSHIKVTTAIGTSEVINAYPPSAGEFGDLPFMDPIVNFLKQNGLPLMLNVYPYFAYINSKDVHLDYALFTSPGTAFIDRNGLPYQNVYDALVDSVYAALAKLDAPNNQRGPPNNHGGPPHTQVITSETGWPSAGHDHGLVRNDGGDGASVSNAGTYYRNMISHAKVGTPLNPVPSLVFLFSAFDENQKPGDVIEQHFGIFNVDGTPKYPGLNFNS; the protein is encoded by the exons ATGGTTACCGGAAATAGTAAGGTTTCGAAAGCAAATGGCCCCTTATCACTACTACTACTTCTGGCATTGCTATTGTTTAGTCTTGTGCCAACAG AAGCACAAATTGGAGTAACATATGGGAATTCCGGAAACAATTTACCTTCACCGCAACAAGTGGTGAATATTTACAAATCCAACGGAATACGATTCATGAGAATCTATTATCCAGATCCAGCAATGCTCCAAGCGGTACATGGTTCCGGGATACAACTATTACTAGATGTCCCAAATGACCAGGTCCAAAATTTTGCCCAAAACCCGTCATTGGCAGGCCAATGGGTTCAACAAAATGTCGCGCCATATGCGTCCTCCATTTCCTACCTCGCGGTAGGAAACGAGCTTCctcaacaattaaaacaatttgTAGGACCGGCCTTGTCTAATGCCTTAAATGCCCTTAACTCGTTCGGTAGCTTAACAAGCCATATTAAGGTCACCACAGCAATAGGTACGAGTGAAGTTATAAACGCGTACCCGCCCTCAGCCGGTGAATTTGGGGATTTACCCTTCATGGACCCGATAGTAAATTTCCTAAAACAAAATGGTTTGCCTTTGATGCTTAATGTTTACCCTTACTTTGCTTACATAAACAGTAAAGATGTTCATCTAGACTATGCATTGTTTACGTCTCCTGGAACCGCGTTCATTGACCGTAACGGGCTACCTTACCAAAATGTTTATGATGCGCTGGTGGATTCGGTGTACGCAGCATTAGCTAAGCTGGATGCACCCAACAACCAGAGGGGTCCACCCAACAACCATGGGGGTCCACCTCACACCCAGGTTATCACCTCTGAGACAGGGTGGCCGTCAGCTGGGCATGATCATGGTTTAGTGCGTAACGACGGGGGTGATGGCGCTTCAGTGTCTAACGCCGGGACATACTACAGGAACATGATCAGTCATGCCAAGGTTGGGACTCCACTGAATCCCGTGCCGAGCCTAGTGTTCTTGTTTTCCGCATTTGACGAGAATCAGAAGCCGGGGGATGTCATTGAACAGCATTTCGGAATCTTTAATGTTGATGGGACGCCTAAATATCCCGGCCTCAACTTCAACTCTTAG